One Candidatus Paceibacterota bacterium DNA window includes the following coding sequences:
- a CDS encoding methionine biosynthesis protein MetW gives MFSNYQFNPVSWGTHKIILSLLGEKKEVLDVGCASGYLGQHDKKKNRFWGIEIDSKQAKIARQKKSYQQVIVADVEKTNLSRLSKNKFDVIVFADILEHLVDPQKTLSFFCQNFLVKYGKVIISLPNVAHLSVRLNLLKGKFDYTKSGILDKTHLHLYTLKSAKELINKSGLKVEKVVYSSNRFGWLIRRVPFLGTILGFNLIFLCKKESNEHFN, from the coding sequence ATGTTCAGTAATTATCAATTTAACCCTGTTTCTTGGGGAACCCATAAAATAATTTTATCTCTTTTGGGAGAAAAAAAAGAGGTTTTGGATGTTGGCTGTGCCTCTGGTTATTTAGGTCAACATGATAAGAAAAAAAACCGCTTTTGGGGGATTGAGATTGATTCTAAGCAAGCTAAGATTGCTCGCCAAAAAAAATCATATCAACAAGTCATAGTTGCTGATGTCGAAAAAACCAATTTGTCCAGATTATCAAAAAATAAATTTGATGTTATCGTTTTTGCCGATATTCTTGAGCACTTAGTTGATCCCCAAAAAACATTAAGTTTTTTTTGTCAAAATTTTTTAGTTAAATATGGAAAAGTAATTATTTCTTTACCTAACGTCGCTCATTTAAGTGTAAGATTAAATTTGTTAAAAGGAAAATTTGATTATACAAAAAGCGGAATTTTAGATAAAACGCATTTACACTTATATACTCTAAAATCTGCAAAAGAGTTAATTAATAAATCTGGATTAAAAGTAGAAAAAGTTGTTTATAGTTCAAATAGGTTTGGATGGTTAATAAGAAGAGTGCCATTTTTAGGAACAATATTAGGATTTAATTTAATTTTTTTGTGCAAAAAAGAAAGCAATGAACATTTTAATTAA
- a CDS encoding class I SAM-dependent methyltransferase produces the protein MLDIVNKLDLRNKNILDIGCYDGTFLSLIENRNNNFYGIDANDYAVRKAKEKGINVKKFFFNDESKIPFENNFFDLIIAGEIIEHIYDTDFFLDEIYRLLKKDGFLILSTPNLASFGRRLMLLLGINPIIECSPNEKDSSGHIRYFTFKTLEHLLRKHRFNIVLKRSDLVNFTRNGKIKSYFLANNIKSIGQSIVCFCDKQ, from the coding sequence ATGCTTGACATTGTTAATAAGCTTGATTTACGTAATAAAAATATTCTTGATATTGGTTGTTACGACGGAACTTTTTTGTCGTTAATTGAGAACAGAAATAATAATTTTTACGGAATAGACGCTAACGATTATGCTGTTAGAAAAGCAAAAGAAAAAGGCATTAATGTTAAAAAATTTTTTTTTAATGATGAATCAAAGATCCCCTTTGAGAATAATTTTTTTGATTTGATTATTGCCGGAGAAATAATAGAGCATATTTATGACACGGATTTTTTCTTGGACGAAATATATCGATTGCTAAAAAAAGATGGATTCTTGATTTTAAGTACTCCAAACTTAGCTTCTTTTGGCCGTCGATTGATGTTGCTGCTGGGAATAAACCCGATAATTGAATGTTCGCCTAATGAAAAAGACAGCTCTGGGCATATAAGGTATTTTACCTTCAAGACTCTCGAGCATCTTCTTAGAAAACATCGTTTTAATATTGTGCTGAAAAGGTCTGATCTCGTGAATTTTACTCGCAACGGGAAAATAAAATCTTACTTCTTGGCTAACAACATCAAGAGTATTGGCCAAAGTATAGTTTGTTTCTGTGATAAGCAATGA
- a CDS encoding glycosyltransferase — translation MNILINGLTIEEGNIVPLLRKIKFWQKQENTIAILGNEKLKRKIGELRIINSNYTFIKVQNTKNIKTKQDLIFEGLKRNIKILRTARGYGNFNVVYTISSVLDLIIFPFFLKRANKKIKWATVFDNVVPLNDPGNKIIRFLAWTFFHISLVLLKKADCIFVISEDLKRYLIKKGFDKEKIILTGNAVEANLIKKAKRNKKYNIDALFVGRINETKGIYDMLEVLEIVRKKYPNFQLAIMGRGDDLTEEKYKNEIKRRNLEKNVKFLGYKTGLEKFNIFKSSKCFLFLSESESFGIALLEAVCCGLPAFVYNLSPYKHIYKNNEVIISKKHDYKSVAEKVIQLFENKNFENKKGKLLVNKYSWDKIAKIELSSLRALVS, via the coding sequence ATGAACATTTTAATTAATGGATTGACCATAGAAGAGGGAAATATCGTTCCTCTTTTGCGAAAAATAAAATTTTGGCAAAAACAAGAAAATACTATTGCAATTCTCGGTAATGAAAAACTAAAGAGAAAAATAGGGGAATTAAGAATTATTAATAGCAATTATACATTTATTAAGGTTCAAAATACCAAAAATATCAAAACAAAACAGGATTTAATTTTTGAAGGGCTGAAAAGAAATATCAAAATTCTAAGGACAGCCAGAGGTTATGGGAATTTTAATGTTGTTTATACTATATCCTCTGTTTTAGATTTGATTATTTTTCCATTTTTCCTCAAGAGAGCGAATAAAAAAATCAAATGGGCCACCGTCTTTGACAATGTAGTGCCCCTGAATGATCCTGGGAATAAAATAATTAGGTTTTTAGCCTGGACATTTTTTCATATCAGTTTGGTGCTTCTAAAAAAAGCGGATTGCATTTTTGTAATTTCAGAGGATTTAAAAAGATATTTAATTAAAAAGGGTTTTGATAAAGAAAAAATTATTTTAACAGGTAATGCCGTAGAAGCTAATTTAATAAAAAAGGCAAAGAGAAACAAAAAATATAATATTGACGCTTTATTTGTGGGCAGGATTAACGAGACTAAGGGAATATATGATATGCTCGAAGTTTTGGAAATAGTAAGAAAAAAATATCCTAATTTTCAATTAGCGATTATGGGAAGAGGTGACGATCTGACAGAAGAGAAATATAAAAATGAAATTAAGAGGAGAAATTTAGAGAAAAATGTGAAATTTTTAGGATATAAAACCGGCTTAGAAAAATTCAATATTTTCAAAAGCAGTAAATGTTTCTTATTTTTAAGCGAAAGTGAAAGCTTTGGAATTGCTTTGCTTGAGGCTGTATGTTGCGGATTGCCAGCGTTCGTTTATAATTTATCACCATATAAGCATATTTATAAAAATAACGAAGTTATTATTTCTAAAAAGCATGATTATAAGTCAGTTGCTGAAAAAGTAATTCAATTGTTTGAAAATAAAAATTTTGAAAATAAAAAAGGGAAACTATTGGTCAATAAGTATAGTTGGGATAAAATAGCAAAGATAGAACTTAGTAGTTTAAGAGCCTTAGTGTCGTGA